In Clupea harengus chromosome 13, Ch_v2.0.2, whole genome shotgun sequence, one DNA window encodes the following:
- the pdzd7a gene encoding PDZ domain-containing protein 7a yields MAHSAVSGRREMTNGAHSSSQAGGANTATRYMLKKQQRRRIRSSSPMGRVILINSPVDGGDDCEDIHTITVDKSEDGRLGFSVRGGSEHGLGIFVSKVEDDSSAEQSGLCVGDKLVEVNAISLESITMSSAVKVLTGNNRLRMVVRRVGKVPGIRYSKEKTTWVDLIHRRMVVEESGRTPSESSSDSALRRIVHLYTTSDDYCLGFNIRGGKEFGLGIYVSKLDPGGLAEQHGIKMGDQILAANGVGFEDITHSNAVEVLKSQTHIMLTIKEAGRYPAYKEMVAEYSWLNKLANGLAPSSQGSDSFSSASSLSSGTPLSSLSGLSQVMFPPMGCEMVDVCISTEDRSRRPSCDRIEMAIQTDPPAADRAVAVETSRTLGETVLLRDTVIRSGTFGQPGHAERSRTYSAGEKETLDSAKTAVLVALSKPRRPLRRSQSHITVSEDKRKKKKQQKEKTAGEGGSTLQRSKTFVSLLFKSGRRKEKEREREASRERRNGGVAEGRRGRSKSPARSEKERGKERSRLSLLTSPKESRAGVKEHSPLPGPETLAMVEGMAHRLLSEDEAAAVMRHCRRFILERVVEDLVRPLLAILDRPEKLLLLREIRALVPPSDVVQFDSMVVPFELEAYEILKSRSVRSPALRSPRPGGTPRRHLITPIPDYRGGFQLQPAQDAKRERHLLEELDSLRVSSHKTGRLPPSRPFTPLLDIPVDGYAPPTSVLRSRSPSPAPPNWLLTESPRSTTTRRGRSPPRRDNGSAHSREPSDRGETTSRERGRSPYQNANGRRDRAQTSGNGTDMLPVSAPQRSRPPLAQVFSPQEGLRPPDRSPSAGRLAGAQVNGHTRSPQNGHHDSHRAQEYQLTTVSIPKTKQSLGISISGGMESRVQPMVRIEKIFPGGAASASPVLKAGYELVSVDEESLQGVSHQHAVDAIRRAFSNKAKDPMQLVVKVPKGPQD; encoded by the exons ATGGCTCATTCTGCGGTCTCTGGGCGCAGAGAGATGACCAACGGGGCCCACTCCAGCAGCCAGGCTGGGGGCGCCAACACCGCCACGCGCTACATGCTCAAGAAGCAGCAGCGCCGGAGGATTAGATCGTCCTCCCCCATGGGCAGAGTCATTCTCATCAACTCGCCCGTCGATG GTGGGGATGACTGTGAAGACATCCACACAATAACGGTGGATAAGAGCGAGGACGGCCGGCTTGGCTTCAGTGTGCGGGGTGGCTCTGAGCACGGCCTTGGGATCTTCGTCAGTAAAGTGGAGGATGACAGCTCAGCAG AGCAGtctggcctgtgtgtgggggacaAGCTGGTGGAGGTGAATGCCATTAGCCTGGAGAGCATCACCATGAGCAGTGCAGTGAAGGTCCTCACCGGGAACAACCGGCTGCGGATGGTGGTGCGACGAGTAGGGAAGGTCCCCGGCATCCGCTATTCCAAGGAGAAGACCACATG GGTGGACCTGATCCACCGCCGGATGGTGGTTGAGGAAAGTGGGCGGACCCCCTCAGAGTCCAGCTCGGACAGTGCCCTGCGTCGGATCGTCCACCTGTACACCACCTCGGACGACTACTGTCTGGGCTTCAACATCCGCGGAGGGAAGGAGTTTGGCCTGGGCATCTACGTGTCTAA GTTGGACCCAGGTGGTTTGGCAGAGCAGCATGGCATCAAGATGGGCGATCAGATTTTGGCGGCCAACGGCGTGGGCTTTGAGGACATCACCCACAGCAATGCAGTGGAGGTGCTGAAAAGCCAAACTCACATCATGCTCACCATCAAG GAGGCGGGAAGATACCCTGCTTACAAAGAAATGGTAGCGGAGTACAGCTGGCTTAATAAAT TGGCCAATGGGCTGGCTCCATCCTCCCAGGGTTCTGACTCCTTCTCCTCGgcctcctccctgtcctctggcacacccctctcctccctgagTGGCCTGTCCCAGGTCATGTTCCCGCCAATGGGCTGCGAGATGGTGGATGTCTGCATCTCCACTGAGGACCGCTCTCGCCGGCCCAGCTGCGACCGCATCGAGATGGCCATCCAGACCGACCCGCCGGCGGCAGACAGGGCGGTTGCCGTGGAGACCAGCCGGACACTAGGGGAGACGGTGCTGCTGAGGGACACGGTGATCCGCAGTGGGACCTTCGGGCAGCCGGGACATGCAGAGCGCAGCAGGACGTACTCAGCGGGGGAGAAGGAGACACTGGACTCAGCCAAAACGGCCGTGCTGGTGGCCCTGAGCAAACCGCGCAGACCCCTGCGCCGCTCTCAAAGCCATATCACCGTGTCAG AGgacaagaggaagaagaagaagcagcagaaggagaagactgcaggggagggagggagcaccCTGCAGCGCTCCAAGACGTTCGTCAGCCTCCTCTTCAAGAGCGGCCGgcggaaggagaaggagagggagagggaggcctccagggagaggaggaatggagGGGTGGCGGAGGGACGCAGGGGCCGGTCCAAATCCCCTGCACGctctgagaaggagaggg GTAAGGAGCGTAGCCGTCTCAGCCTGCTGACGTCCCCCAAGGAGTCTCGCGCGGGGGTGAAGGAGCACAGCCCTCTGCCCGGCCCTGAGACTCTGGCCATGGTGGAGGGGATGGCCCACCGGCTGCTGAGCGAGGACGAGGCGGCCGCCGTCATGAGGCACTGCAGACGG tttatcTTGGAGCGAGTGGTGGAGGACCTGGTGCGCCCCCTCCTGGCCATCCTGGACAGGCCTGAGAAGTTGCTGTTGCTACGGGAGATTAG ggCACTTGTTCCTCCCTCTGATGTTGTTCAGTTTGACAGCATGGTCGTGCCATTTGAACTGGAGGCCTATGAGATTCTCAAGAGTCGCTCTG TGAGATCACCAGCTCTAAGATCCCCTCGGCCTGGAGGGACACCACGACGCCATCTCATAACTCCcataccag ACTACCGGGGTGGTTTCCAGCTGCAGCCCGCTCAGGACGCCAAGCGAGAGCGCCACCTTCTGGAGGAGCTGGACAGCCTGCGCGTCTCCAGCCACAAAACCGGCCGCCTTCCTCCCTCCCGCCCCTTCACCCCGCTGCTGGACATTCCCGTGGACGGGTACGCGCCCCCGACCTCTGTCCTCCGTTCACGCTCCCCTAGTCCAGCGCCCCCCAACTGGCTGCTGACTGAGTCGCCCCGTAGCACCACCACCCGCCGTGGGCGCTCCCCTCCGAGGAGAGACAATGGTTCGGCCCACTCCAGAGAGCCCAGTGACAGAGGAGAGACCACTTCCCGAGAGCGGGGAAGGTCCCCTTACCAGAACGCTAACGGCAGAAGGGACAGAGCGCAAACGAGCGGTAACGGGACGGACATGCTGCCCGTGAGCGCCCCGCAACGCAGCAGGCCCCCCCTGGCTCAGGTGTTTTCCCCCCAGGAGGGTTTGCGGCCCCCAGACCGGTCCCCGTCCGCAGGTAGACTGGCCGGGGCACAAGTGAACGGTCACACTCGCTCCCCACAGAACGGACATCACGACAGCCACCGGGCGCAGGAGTACCAGCTCACCACCGTCTCCATACCCAAGACCAAACAGTCTCTGG GGATCAGCATCTCCGGTGGGATGGAGTCTCGTGTGCAACCCATGGTTAGGATCGAGAAGATCTTTCCTGGGGGAGCAGCCTCAGCCAGCCCAGTGCTGAAG
- the LOC105911634 gene encoding peroxiredoxin-like 2A isoform X2, which produces MGMWSVGLGAVGAAIFGIILANTDLLLSNPEMANVEFLADADLKSTTDDSQSIKAKTLWKKSGAVIMAVRRPGUFLCREEADELSSLKPQLEELGVPLYAVVKENIDTEIQDFRPHFAGDIFLDEKKSFYGQEPRRMGGLGLFRVGVWQNFGRAWKAGYQGNMKGEGFILGGVFVIGSGNQGILLEHQEKEFGDKVDIASVLEAAKKIVVEK; this is translated from the exons ATGGGCATGTGGTCAGTGGGCCTTGGAGCAGTAGGTGCAGCCATCTTCGGCATCATCCTTGCTAACACTGACCTCCTGCTATCCAATCCAGAAATGGCCAATGTGGAGTTCCTGGCGGACGCTGACCTGAAGAGCACCACTGATG ACTCCCAGAGCATCAAGGCTAAAACGCTGTGGAAGAAGTCTGGTGCGGTGATCATGGCCGTTCGACGGCCTGGATGATTTTTGTGCAGAGAG gaggccGATGAGCTGTCCTCTCTGAAGCCCCAGCTTGAGGAGCTTGGGGTCCCTCTCTATGCCGTTGTGAAGGAGAACATCGACACAGAGATCCAGGACTTCAGACCGCACTTCGCTGGGGACATCTTTCTGGATGAGAAG AAATCCTTCTATGGCCAGGAGCCGAGGAGGATGGGTGGGCTGGGCTTATTCCGTGTGGGGGTGTGGCAGAACTTTGGGCGCGCCTGGAAAGCAGGTTACCAGGGCAACATGAAAGGAGAGGGCTTCATCCTGGGTGGGGTGTTCGTCATTGGATCAGGCAACCAG GGCATACTTCTGGAACACCAGGAGAAGGAGTTTGGGGATAAGGTTGACATCGCTTCTGTATTAGAGGCAGCTAAGAAAATTGTGGTTGAGAAATAG
- the LOC105911634 gene encoding peroxiredoxin-like 2A isoform X1, with the protein MSLITALAKPSDPWWTRQIRNFHRGTVAMVGTSKSTTKSTSELPQSSPVMRTAPALQSLAKLLSVTQRPDQEILQVPGKRLWPAGLPVEIPRHLLHLGPWAYGCGVSTGGLRAFSSSARLCATPPGCTCGEQNVTPGGQSTKCPVHDSGRALPAGLEGAQLAMGMWSVGLGAVGAAIFGIILANTDLLLSNPEMANVEFLADADLKSTTDDSQSIKAKTLWKKSGAVIMAVRRPGUFLCREEADELSSLKPQLEELGVPLYAVVKENIDTEIQDFRPHFAGDIFLDEKKSFYGQEPRRMGGLGLFRVGVWQNFGRAWKAGYQGNMKGEGFILGGVFVIGSGNQGILLEHQEKEFGDKVDIASVLEAAKKIVVEK; encoded by the exons ATGTCCCTCATAACAGCATTGGCCAAGCCCTCAGACCCCTGGTGGACTAGACAAATCCGTAACTTCCATAGGGGCACTGTGGCAATGGTGGGCACCTCTAAGAGTACCACCAAGTCAACATCAGAGTTGCCACAGTCCTCTCCGGTAATGCGTACTGCTCCCGCACTCCAAAGCCTCGCCAAGCTCCTCAGTGTTACTCAAAGACCAGATCAGGAGATTCTCCAGGTGCCAGGAAAAAGGCTCTGGCCAGCTGGCTTGCCAGTGGAGATCCCAAGACACTTGCTCCACCTCGGGCCATGGGCATATGGTTGTGGGGTCAGCACAGGAGGGCTGCgggccttctcctcctctgcaagGCTGTGTGCAACTCCTCCAGGGTGCACCTGTGGGGAACAGAATGTAACCCCAGGCGGCCAAAGCACTAAATGCCCAGTCCATGACTCAGGAAGAG CTTTACCGGCTGGCCTGGAAGGGGCTCAGCTTGCTATGGGCATGTGGTCAGTGGGCCTTGGAGCAGTAGGTGCAGCCATCTTCGGCATCATCCTTGCTAACACTGACCTCCTGCTATCCAATCCAGAAATGGCCAATGTGGAGTTCCTGGCGGACGCTGACCTGAAGAGCACCACTGATG ACTCCCAGAGCATCAAGGCTAAAACGCTGTGGAAGAAGTCTGGTGCGGTGATCATGGCCGTTCGACGGCCTGGATGATTTTTGTGCAGAGAG gaggccGATGAGCTGTCCTCTCTGAAGCCCCAGCTTGAGGAGCTTGGGGTCCCTCTCTATGCCGTTGTGAAGGAGAACATCGACACAGAGATCCAGGACTTCAGACCGCACTTCGCTGGGGACATCTTTCTGGATGAGAAG AAATCCTTCTATGGCCAGGAGCCGAGGAGGATGGGTGGGCTGGGCTTATTCCGTGTGGGGGTGTGGCAGAACTTTGGGCGCGCCTGGAAAGCAGGTTACCAGGGCAACATGAAAGGAGAGGGCTTCATCCTGGGTGGGGTGTTCGTCATTGGATCAGGCAACCAG GGCATACTTCTGGAACACCAGGAGAAGGAGTTTGGGGATAAGGTTGACATCGCTTCTGTATTAGAGGCAGCTAAGAAAATTGTGGTTGAGAAATAG
- the sfxn3 gene encoding sideroflexin-3 — MSGDIPLNINIKEPRWDQGTFMGRAQHFFMVTDPRNVLLSSAVLEDARVIVEDYRQGIVKPGLTEDELWRAKYVYDSAFHPDTGEKMILVGRMSAQVPVNMTVTGCMLTFYRTTPTVVFWQWVNQTFNAVVNYTNRSGDAPMTVNQLGAAYISATTGAVVTALGLKSLAKHLPAIMSRFVPFAAVAAANCINIPFMRQRELQYGIPVTDEEGNRLGESTKAAKTGIVQVVVSRIGMAVPAMAIPPVIMNALEKKAFMKRFPVLNAPVQVGLVGFCLVFATPLCCALFPQKSSMSVSSLEPELQERIRKSSPHVSTVYYNKGL, encoded by the exons ATGTCTGGAGACATACccctcaacatcaacatcaaggAACCCCGATGGGACCAGGGTACCTTCATGGGCCGGGCCCAGCACTTCTTCATGGTGACGGACCCCAGGAACGTGCTGTTGTCCAGCGCGGTGCTAGAGGATGCCCGCGTCATCGTGGAGGACTACAG GCAAGGCATTGTTAAACCCGGGCTGACAGAGGATGAGCTCTGGAGAGCCAAGTACGTCTATGACTCAGCCTTCCACCCCGACACTGGCGAGAAGATGATTCTGGTTGGACGCATGTCGGCCCAGGTTCCCGTGAACATGACCGTCACTGGCTGCATGCTCACCTTCTACAG gaCAACCCCAACGGTGGTCTTCTGGCAGTGGGTGAACCAGACCTTCAACGCCGTGGTCAACTACACCAACCGCAGTGGCGACGCTCCCATGACAGTGAA TCAGTTGGGTGCAGCCTACATCAGCGCCACCACTGGAGCAGTTGTCACAGCACTGGGACTGAAGTCTCTCGCTAAG cacCTGCCTGCCATCATGAGTCGCTTTGTGCCCTTCGCTGCTGTCGCCGCGGCCAACTGCATCAACATCCCCTTCATGAGGCAGAG GGAGCTGCAGTATGGCATCCCTGTCACAGATGAGGAGGGGAACCGCCTGGGCGAGTCGACCAAGGCGGCCAAAACGGGCATCGTGCAGGTGGTGGTGTCCCGGATTGGCATGGCCGTGCCAGCTATGG CCATCCCTCCTGTCATCATGAATGCTCTGGAGAAGAAAGCCTTCATGAAG CGGTTCCCAGTGCTCAATGCTCCTGTTCAGGTTGGGTTGGTGGGATTTTG TTTGGTGTTTGCTACGCCTTTGTGCTGTGCACTGTTCCCTCAAAAgag CTCCATGAGTGTCAGCAGCCTGGAGCCAGAGCTTCAGGAACGGATACGAAAGAGCAGCCCCCACGTCTCAACCGTCTACTACAACAAGGGCTTGtag